In the genome of Candidatus Pristimantibacillus lignocellulolyticus, the window TCTTATCGAGTTTTGTTCTTTCATACGCAGAAGCTATTTCCTCCACGCATAAACCACTTGCTTCTACTTTGTTTTTCCAATCTGATTTATAGAGTCCGTCAAGATAAGTTGTTGCTCCAAGAACTTGATCAGCATTAATAAATACACCGCTATCCTTCAAATTAACATAGCTATTTTGATACAACTCATATTTTTGATCATCTGATAGATGATGTATCGAAAGCGCTGAGACAATGATGTCATACTGCTCTTGTGCTTTATGGTATGTATAATCATCTACAATATAGTTAACATTGGGATACGATTGAAGTCTTAACTTAGCTACATCAAGCATTTTCTCTGAGAGATCTATTAAGGTAATAGAAGCCTCAGGATATTTACGCAACAGCAATGAGGACAATAAACCTGTACCAGCGCTCAAATCCAAAATAGCTGGCATTTTTTTGTTACTATTCGCAAGTGCAGTTGCAATACCATAAAAATCATCAAAACAAGGAATTAACTTTTTGCGTTGCTCATCATATTTCTGTGCAACCTCATTAAATGTACTCATGATCTCTTGATGGTTATTCATTGAACCAACCTCCACTGTAATAGTTTTCACTATCATATAAGAAAGAGGTTTATTACAGAAATATATAATGTTTATAACTATAAAAGGTTTTAACTATAACTTGATGCATAGTAAGGATTCTTTCTTAATTGAAAAATCAGTTATTTATATAATAATTAGCGCACTATCAACTTAATTAACAATTGCTGTTTCACCTTATACTATTTACTCCTTACAGCTTATCGATCATAGCTAGTACATGTTCTCTAACTAGTGTTTTTTCTTCGGAAGTCATATCGTTTGAGTTAAAATTCTTGGCATTTTGAACGGTTATAAGGATTGTGGAAGGTTCTTGAAGTTCTTCTTTGAGGTTTTTTCCTTCTTCAGTGAGTAGCATTTTAGATTTTTTTGCATTGGAATGGCTAATTTCTGTTCGCAGATAATTTCCATCTACATCATAAAAGTCCTCAATAGATTTAACATCTGAATTTATATTGCTTTTCCCTTCCTTTACAATTGTTATTGAATTTCCTATCACATAACCAGTCGTCTCAAATATACCTTCATCATTTTGATTATCATCAAATGTCTCTATCATATAAACTTCATCGGTTTCATATTTCTCAAATTGACCGCATGCACTTATGAGCAAACAAGTGAGCATAAGTAGACACGTCTTCACTATAATCAAAATCTTTTTGTTATATTTCATTACATCACTCCTAACTTGGATTAGTTCTGAATGTTATACCACTATCATACCACACACTGTAAATTATTTACTTTAACAAAAAAACGTTCACAGAGGTGAACGCTTCATATCATTTTCATCTTATCTTATGTGAAGTTAGTACAAATTCATCTATTCAATCAACTATACTTCTTTCTCTAATGGATTCATTAATAATATCAGTTACTGCTAAATATAAGTTTTCAGGTTGTTCTGCAATTCGATGGCAAAGATATAAATACCACTCACTTCCATACGTTAAATAGACTCTACAACGATATTCCTTCTTTCTTAATTCATTGAGTAACTCTGGACGTACACCATAAAGCATCTCTACTTCAACATTTGATTTATCAAAATATTGACGTCGCACTATCTCTTGAATAAGCATTTCATCATGTGTAGCAATTGATATCGGATGGTTCGCTTTCACTAACTGTTCAACATACTCAAGATACCGGCTATTCAGTTCTTCTGATCTGATCATGGCTATATCAATAGGCTCTTGAAAAGCCCCTTTTACAAGTCTTATTTTTCCTGGATATTGAATAAGTTCTTGTAAATCTACCTTTGTACGATAAAGATAAACTTGTATACTTATTCCAACATTTGCATAGTTTGTAGCTATTTTTTTGTAGAGAGAGAGAATATCACTAGTCTTTGATGATTCTTCCATACCTATCATCAAAGTTATTCCATACCGCTGAGCTTTTTGTGCAAGCTCTTCAAGGTACTTATAAGTAATCTCAGCATTAATAGAAAGGCCTATATGAGATAAATCAAATGATACAGTTTGCTTTAAAGATAATATTCCCATTTCCTCAATTACTTGTAAAAGCTCATTCTTTGCCCTTTCACATTCCCCTAAGTCAGTTATATTTTCCCCAATATATTCAATAGAGATATTATAATTATTATCGAGATATTCACGTGCAACCGTAATGACATCCTCTCTCTTTTCTCCTGTTACATATCTTTTTGCTGCTTTCCATAATAACGGATAGAGCTCTGTTGACTGTTGCACAGCATATTTCAATCTATCATCTCGTGCTGCGCTTTTTAATGCTTGAATCACTAATTCTTCTGCTTTTTTCATATTTATTCCTCCTATTAGTTATTGGTAAATACTGTATCATGATATAATTGGTAACTGTAGAACCACTTGAAAGAGATTTTAAAGGTACCACTTTCAAATCGGAGGAATGAAAAATGTTATGGATACCTATTAATAGAGCTTTAGATATTCCTTTAAATCGTCAAATCTATCAGCAAATACGCAAAAAAATTTTACATGGACACCTACTTGCTGGGGAAAAACTAGCATCCTCACGCGAGCTTTCAGTAGAATTAAAAGTATCAAGGAATGTCATTTTAGAAGCCTACGATCAGTTACTAGCCGAAGGGTTTTTAATTGCACGAAGAGGAGCTGGTACTTTTGTTGCAGAGGGGGCTTTGT includes:
- a CDS encoding class I SAM-dependent methyltransferase yields the protein MNNHQEIMSTFNEVAQKYDEQRKKLIPCFDDFYGIATALANSNKKMPAILDLSAGTGLLSSLLLRKYPEASITLIDLSEKMLDVAKLRLQSYPNVNYIVDDYTYHKAQEQYDIIVSALSIHHLSDDQKYELYQNSYVNLKDSGVFINADQVLGATTYLDGLYKSDWKNKVEASGLCVEEIASAYERTKLDKMSNLEDQLKSLKSIGFSDVDCIYKYYNFAVLYGRKS
- a CDS encoding proline dehydrogenase family protein: MKKAEELVIQALKSAARDDRLKYAVQQSTELYPLLWKAAKRYVTGEKREDVITVAREYLDNNYNISIEYIGENITDLGECERAKNELLQVIEEMGILSLKQTVSFDLSHIGLSINAEITYKYLEELAQKAQRYGITLMIGMEESSKTSDILSLYKKIATNYANVGISIQVYLYRTKVDLQELIQYPGKIRLVKGAFQEPIDIAMIRSEELNSRYLEYVEQLVKANHPISIATHDEMLIQEIVRRQYFDKSNVEVEMLYGVRPELLNELRKKEYRCRVYLTYGSEWYLYLCHRIAEQPENLYLAVTDIINESIRERSIVD